In a genomic window of Carassius carassius chromosome 43, fCarCar2.1, whole genome shotgun sequence:
- the pidd1 gene encoding LOW QUALITY PROTEIN: p53-induced death domain-containing protein 1 (The sequence of the model RefSeq protein was modified relative to this genomic sequence to represent the inferred CDS: inserted 5 bases in 3 codons; substituted 2 bases at 2 genomic stop codons) has product MAAQSRHVTPLRCWKDEDGGPLHFPHYMLFVGGAEKKKKNRNRCREEDKQAGEKVWLATSDREREEGGRIGGFSAERGAMMGTEVGLVLPGFVGSSQLEESPPXGLSLSSDHTDTWTPSIWSSSSSSLACLSPPLPPSLGLEGVLAEQRLVLDVYRGGGEVLPVFWECAQXRGLQYLRLGSEDEGALKRALSVLPRLTQLRSLTIRGHRFHDPQGEPLPGLLSSLPDSVSSLSLLVHLDLSFNCLSSLPPCLLSLSRLSELLLCHNRLRGLPEGLGALVSLRRVSLLGNRLVDLPQGVSLLCRLEELDVSFNQLERLPDELGQLKDLQKLELSNNRLRALPETLGSLHSLRKLVLQSNDLRSVPECLCSLPLLDKLDLRNNPLGRPQTPPRIAHVTPVMEESEIPELHLGFHQHSFQVSPAGCHLFLPGGAELLFPRRCVNAVTHLQWAEKRPDRKWVWLEEHDILLSQQLELRPHGATFDKLVEVCIPYHKARKGDAAVRRFDGQSWTTLPTLTRRGSEKHSCRPGGRPARLAYCSVAQFSWFVAVSLPFLGSCSVSPDGALLASQFDPGIKLTFPPECTTETRTTRSQCRSVLQVALSEVQELTGDPHASASPLLSLSQTPSMHFIQPIRVQIPLPPGVTGHMVDMSRLHLMHCDPTAHTWTDITAQVSHHVTQIYVVFSIXNFSWYWLWYTTHRCVSGVVRKMYHRLKQLRVXFLALQRKNDPEQVLLQCLPSDRAESRLVSLSEQYEGPQPSELCVLLEGEQFFASFERGIDINADRPDCKDGRLSFNFYSHLKNIKEVHVCPTHPQQGTVRGQVSFYRGEEPNDLPEEVXRVRKGHDNQWMATLPLRISPSGTLQETVHTHTHACTLTLVDSGRRDLVEEVEDIVTLGKRKYEESLKRVGLETAASSGDPQSS; this is encoded by the exons ATGGCCGCCCAGTCTAGACATGTGACCCCACTGCGGTGCTGGAAAGATGAAGACGGAGGTCCTCTTCATTTTCCTCACTATATGTTGTTTGTAGGAGgagctgaaaagaaaaagaaaaacaggaatAGATGTAGAGAGGAGGATAAACAGGCAGGGGAGAAAGTGTGGCTGGCCACGTCTGATAGAGAAAGAGAAGAAGGAGGACGTATTGGTGGTTTTTCAGCTGAAAGAGGAGCGATGATGGGGACGGAAGTGGGTCTGGTTTTACCAGGTTTCGTTGGGAGCTCACAGTTGGAGGAAAGTCCACCGTAAGGACTCTCTCTTtcctctgaccacacggacaccTGGACTCCGTCCATCTGgtcgtcctcttcctcctctctggcctgtctctctcctcctcttcctccgtcACTGGGGCTGGAAGGCGTGCTGGCAGAGCAGCGGCTGGTTCTGGACGTGTATCGTGGCGGAGGAGAGGTTCTCCCTGTGTTTTGGGAGTGTGCTCA GAGAGGCCTGCAGTACCTCAGACTGGGATCAGAGGACGAGGGGGCGCTAAAGAGAGCACTGAGTGTGCTGCCCCGACTCACACAACTGCGCTCTCTGACTATCAgag GACACCGTTTCCATGATCCTCAGGGTGAGCCTCTCCCCGGGCTGCTCTCCTCTCTTCCTGACTCTGTCTCTTCTCTGTCTCTCCTCGTTCACCTTGATCTCTCCTTCAactgtctctcctctcttcctccatgtctcctgtctctctctcgtcTCTCTGAGCTGCTGCTGTGTCATAATCGGCTGAGGGGTCTGCCGGAGGGTCTGGGAGCGCTGGTGTCCCTGCGGCGCGTGAGTCTGCTGGGGAACAGGCTGGTGGATCTGCCCCAGGGTGTGAGCCTCCTCTGCAGGCTGGAGGAGCTGGACGTGTCCTTCAACCAGCTGGAGAGACTTCCAGATGAACTCGGCCAACTTAAGGACTTACAGAAACTAGAGCTGTCCAATAACAGGCTCAGAGCACTGCCGGAGACTCTGg GGTCTCTCCACTCTCTGAGGAAGCTAGTACTCCAGAGTAATGATCTGAGGAGTGTTCCTGAATGTTTGTGCTCCCTCCCACTGCTTGACAAACTGGACTTGAGGAACAACCCACTGGGTCGACCGCAAACACCCCCACGGATCGCCCATGTGACCCCAG TTATGGAAGAATCTGAGATCCCAGAGCTGCACCTCGGATTTCATCAACACAG TTTTCAAGTATCACCTGCTGGCTGTCACTTGTTCCTTCCTGGAGGGGCGGAGCTCTTGTTTCCACGGAGATGCGTAAATGCAGTAACACATCTCCAGTGGGCAGAGAAGAGACCAGACAGGAAGTGGGTGTGGTTAGAGGAGCATGACATCCTGTTGAGTCAACAGCTGGAGCTCCGCCCACACGGAGCCACATTTGATAAG CTGGTAGAGGTGTGTATCCCGTATCACAAAGCACGGAAAGGTGATGCTGCGGTTCGCAGGTTTGATGGTCAGTCCTGGACGACACTACCCACCCTGACCAGAAGGGGAAGTGAGAAACACAGCTGCAGGCCGGGGGGACGTCCAGCGCGG TTGGCCTACTGCAGTGTGGCACAGTTCTCGTGGTTTGTGGCCGTCTCGCTTCCTTTCCTGGGCAGTTGCTCTGTGTCTCCAGACGGGGCGCTGCTGGCGTCTCAGTTTGACCCGGGGATTAAACTCACTTTCCCTCCGGAGTGCACAACCGAGACACGTACGACACGATCACAATGCAGGTCT GTCCTGCAAGTGGCACTGTCTGAAGTGCAGGAACTGACCGGAGACCCTCATGCGAGTGCCAGCCCACTGTTGAGTCTCTCTcaaactcccagcatgcacttcattcagccaatcagagtgCAGATTCCTCTTCCACCTGGAGTGACTG gacacATGGTGGACATGTCCCGTTTGCACCTAATGCACTGTGACCCTACGGCCCACACCTGGACTGACATCACCGCTCAGGTGTCGCATCATGTCACGCAGATCTACGTCGTTTTCTCCA AAAACTTCTCATG gtactGGTTGTGGTACACCACTCACAGGTGTGTTAGCGGGGTCGTCAGGAAGATGTATCACCGCTTGAAACAGTTGCGGGTTTGATTTCTGGCACTACAGAGAAAAAATGACCCAGAGCAAGTTTTGCTGCAGTGCCTGCCATCGGACAGG GCTGAAAGCAGGTTGGTGTCTCTGTCGGAGCAGTATGAAGGTCCTCAGCCGTCGGAGTTGTGCGTCCTGCTGGAGGGAGAGCAGTTTTTTGCCAGTTTTGAGAGAGGCATTGACATCAATgcag ACCGTCCGGACTGTAAAGATGGCAGACTTTCATTCAACTTTTACTCTCACCTGAAGAACATTAAAGAGGTGCACGTGTGCCCGACCCACCCACAGCAGGGCACAGTGAGAGGACAG GTGTCATTTTACCGCGGTGAAGAGCCCAATGATCTTCCAGAGGAAGT GCGAGTAAGAAAAGGTCATGACAACCAGTGGATGGCGACGCTTCCTCTCCGGATTTCT CCATCTGGGACTCTGCAGGAGACGGTACACACTCATACTCATGCATGCACGCTCA CACTGGTGGACAGTGGTAGGCGGGACTTGGTGGAGGAAGTAGAGGACATTGTGACTCTGGGGAAGAGGAAGTATGAAGAATCATTAAAGAGAGTCGGACTAGAGACAGCAGCCAGCTCTGGAGACCCTCAGTCCAGCTGA